A part of Desulfomicrobium baculatum DSM 4028 genomic DNA contains:
- a CDS encoding iron-containing alcohol dehydrogenase: MAVQEMVYGFFIPSVTLIGIGASKQIPEKIKALGGSKPLVVTDKGITGCGLTKQITDLLDAAGMKYEVYDETIPNPTDNNVHAGVDVYKKTKCDSLISLGGGSSHDCGKGIGLVVANGGKIHDFEGVDKSTKPMPPYLAVNTTAGTASEMTRFCIITDTSRKVKMAIVDWRVTPGIAIDDPMLMVGMPPALTAATGMDALTHAVEAYVSTIATPMTDACAQKAIELIAKYLRKAVANGKDIEAREGMCFAQYLAGMAFNNASLGHVHAMAHQLGGFYDLPHGECNAILLPHVERANMNARLERFVDMAKFLGENVEGMSIRAAAEKALDAIKQLSTDVGIPSGLIELGKRYGKNVKKEDIAIMTGNAQKDACGFTNPVCLKDADVARIYEAAL, from the coding sequence ATGGCTGTTCAAGAAATGGTGTATGGATTTTTCATTCCCAGCGTTACTCTGATCGGTATTGGTGCTTCCAAGCAGATTCCTGAGAAAATCAAGGCTCTGGGCGGCAGTAAGCCCCTGGTAGTTACCGACAAGGGCATCACCGGCTGCGGTCTGACCAAGCAGATCACCGACCTGCTGGATGCCGCTGGAATGAAGTATGAAGTATACGACGAAACCATTCCGAATCCCACGGATAACAACGTCCACGCTGGTGTCGACGTGTACAAGAAGACCAAGTGCGATTCGTTGATCTCCCTGGGCGGCGGCAGCTCGCATGACTGCGGTAAGGGTATCGGCCTTGTTGTTGCCAACGGCGGCAAGATCCATGACTTCGAAGGCGTGGACAAGTCCACCAAGCCCATGCCTCCATATCTGGCCGTCAACACCACCGCCGGCACCGCTTCTGAAATGACCCGTTTCTGTATCATCACCGATACTTCCCGCAAGGTGAAGATGGCCATCGTCGACTGGCGCGTCACCCCCGGCATCGCCATCGATGATCCGATGCTGATGGTCGGCATGCCCCCGGCGCTGACTGCCGCCACCGGCATGGACGCTCTGACCCACGCCGTGGAAGCCTATGTTTCCACCATCGCCACCCCCATGACCGACGCCTGCGCCCAGAAGGCCATCGAACTGATCGCCAAATACCTGCGCAAAGCCGTTGCCAATGGTAAAGACATCGAAGCCCGCGAAGGCATGTGTTTCGCGCAGTACCTGGCCGGCATGGCTTTCAACAACGCCAGCCTCGGTCACGTCCACGCCATGGCTCACCAGCTCGGCGGCTTCTACGACCTGCCGCACGGTGAATGCAACGCCATCCTGCTGCCCCACGTCGAACGCGCCAACATGAACGCCAGGCTCGAACGCTTTGTCGACATGGCCAAGTTCCTGGGCGAGAATGTTGAAGGCATGTCCATCCGCGCCGCTGCCGAAAAGGCCCTCGACGCCATCAAGCAGCTGTCCACCGACGTCGGTATTCCTTCCGGCCTGATCGAGTTGGGCAAGCGCTACGGCAAGAACGTCAAGAAGGAAGACATCGCCATCATGACCGGCAATGCTCAGAAAGACGCTTGCGGTTTCACCAACCCTGTCTGCCTG